The Cellulomonas fulva genome includes a window with the following:
- a CDS encoding DUF4012 domain-containing protein, whose product MTPQDTPPPEPGSPRRRARRRWWRGALVVVAALVVWGAVDAALAAGGLRSAAADASRVRDLVLAGDVTAAAAVGDDAARDARRARSAAHRLPLTLAQALPLVGDDVTALRDVADAAAGIATDALPGVLDAVGTLDHLAAADGRVDVAAIAAAAPAVTRADDAVRHATAVLEGIGTGGLVGPVADGVTRARDAVADIAPVTAAAGRAARVVPSMLGADGPRDYLVLVQTNAELRAAGGIPGALLQVHVADGTFEIVDQRGADEVNGPDADVLPLTPAEGELFGDQLGRYVQDVTLTPHFPRTAELARAMWERATGVSVDGVLAIDPVVLQLVVAATGDVRLPDGTVLTGEGTARTLLHDVYLRVPDPTAQDAWFAVAAQAVLDQAVRTAPSAPRELLDALGAATAQRRVLLWSAHEDEQSLLAATSLAGAVTGRDGPSPVVGVYLNDGSAAKMSWFLEETVSARETCTPRGRRVEVTLTMRSTAPTGGAGLPRYVTGAFLPAGDVRTGYDLYAPYGGLVEQVVVDGEPTEVFHAAYLDLDVASWTAQLAPGERTTVVATMTVPDGLTGPVLLSRTPTAHPAAVPVVGRGGGCGAGDGGGSGAEG is encoded by the coding sequence ATGACGCCGCAGGACACGCCGCCGCCGGAGCCCGGGTCCCCGCGCCGCCGCGCCCGGCGTCGGTGGTGGCGGGGCGCGCTCGTCGTGGTCGCCGCGCTCGTGGTGTGGGGGGCGGTCGACGCGGCGCTCGCGGCCGGCGGCCTGCGGTCCGCCGCCGCCGACGCGTCACGTGTGCGCGACCTGGTGCTGGCGGGCGACGTCACCGCGGCCGCAGCGGTCGGGGACGACGCCGCGCGCGACGCGCGGCGCGCCCGGTCCGCCGCCCACCGCCTGCCCCTCACGCTCGCGCAGGCGCTCCCGCTCGTCGGCGACGACGTGACGGCGCTGCGCGACGTCGCGGACGCGGCCGCCGGGATCGCCACCGACGCGCTGCCGGGCGTCCTCGACGCCGTCGGCACGCTGGACCACCTGGCGGCCGCCGACGGCCGGGTCGACGTCGCCGCGATCGCGGCCGCCGCACCCGCCGTCACGCGCGCCGACGACGCCGTCCGGCACGCCACCGCCGTGCTCGAGGGCATCGGGACCGGCGGGCTCGTCGGACCGGTGGCGGACGGGGTCACCCGGGCCCGGGACGCCGTCGCGGACATCGCTCCCGTCACCGCCGCCGCGGGACGGGCCGCGCGCGTCGTGCCCTCGATGCTCGGCGCGGACGGTCCGCGCGACTACCTGGTGCTCGTCCAGACCAACGCCGAGCTGCGTGCGGCCGGCGGCATCCCCGGTGCGCTGCTCCAGGTGCACGTCGCCGACGGGACGTTCGAGATCGTCGACCAGCGGGGCGCGGACGAGGTCAACGGCCCGGACGCCGACGTGCTGCCGCTGACGCCCGCCGAGGGCGAGCTCTTCGGCGACCAGCTCGGGCGCTACGTCCAGGACGTGACCCTCACGCCGCACTTCCCGCGCACCGCGGAGCTCGCGCGCGCGATGTGGGAGCGCGCGACGGGCGTCTCGGTCGACGGGGTGCTCGCGATCGACCCCGTGGTCCTCCAGCTCGTCGTCGCCGCCACCGGAGACGTCCGGCTGCCCGACGGGACCGTGCTCACGGGCGAGGGCACCGCACGCACGCTCCTGCACGACGTCTACCTGCGCGTGCCCGACCCGACCGCGCAGGACGCGTGGTTCGCCGTCGCGGCGCAGGCCGTCCTCGACCAGGCGGTCCGGACCGCCCCGAGCGCCCCGCGCGAGCTCCTGGACGCCCTGGGCGCGGCGACGGCGCAGCGGCGGGTCCTGCTCTGGTCCGCCCACGAGGACGAGCAGTCGCTGCTCGCCGCGACGTCGCTCGCGGGTGCCGTCACGGGGCGGGACGGGCCGAGCCCCGTCGTGGGCGTCTACCTCAACGACGGCAGCGCCGCGAAGATGTCCTGGTTCCTCGAGGAGACGGTCTCGGCCCGGGAGACGTGCACGCCGCGGGGCCGCCGGGTCGAGGTGACCCTGACGATGCGCAGCACCGCGCCGACGGGCGGCGCCGGCCTGCCCCGGTACGTCACGGGCGCGTTCCTCCCGGCCGGCGACGTCCGCACCGGCTACGACCTGTACGCGCCGTACGGCGGGCTCGTCGAGCAGGTGGTCGTCGACGGCGAGCCCACCGAGGTCTTCCACGCGGCGTACCTGGACCTCGACGTCGCGTCGTGGACGGCGCAGCTCGCGCCGGGCGAGCGCACGACCGTGGTCGCCACGATGACGGTGCCCGACGGGCTCACCGGGCCGGTGCTGCTCTCCCGCACCCCGACGGCGCACCCGGCCGCGGTGCCGGTGGTCGGCCGGGGCGGCGGGTGCGGCGCCGGGGACGGCGGCGGGAGCGGCGCGGAGGGCTGA
- a CDS encoding flagellar assembly protein FliW, translated as MTATVEVGGARVPAALTLTEELPGLPGRSSYLLEAVPEADGLFALRSQDGPATRLFVVDPAVYVPGYAPELPGDGERRALVVVHPPSGTDPATANLLAPIVVDVAAGTAQQTVLDGDWPLRAPLG; from the coding sequence ATGACCGCCACGGTCGAGGTGGGCGGCGCCCGCGTCCCCGCCGCGCTGACGCTCACCGAGGAGCTGCCGGGTCTGCCCGGGCGCTCGTCGTACCTGCTCGAGGCGGTCCCCGAGGCCGACGGCCTGTTCGCCCTGCGCTCGCAGGACGGACCGGCGACGCGCCTGTTCGTCGTCGACCCGGCCGTCTACGTGCCCGGGTACGCGCCGGAGCTGCCGGGCGACGGGGAGCGCCGCGCGCTCGTCGTCGTCCACCCGCCCAGCGGGACGGACCCGGCGACCGCGAACCTGCTCGCGCCGATCGTCGTGGACGTCGCCGCGGGCACCGCGCAGCAGACCGTGCTCGACGGCGACTGGCCGCTGCGCGCGCCGTTGGGCTGA
- a CDS encoding polysaccharide biosynthesis tyrosine autokinase, whose amino-acid sequence MRASATGRAGRDDESPALGLRDYLTAVRTHWLSVAVLTLVVGALAAAASLVATPVYAATTQLYVAVQGGTTSGDLLQGANFARQQVLSYTQFVTSPLVLDPVVAELGLDEEVDDVADRVSAGSPTNTSLIAVTARDTDPARAAALADAIGTRLAATITELETPLGAQSSTVKVSTVRQAAVPTTPVSPRIALNVALGLVLGLALGVGTAILRLVLDTRVRDADDVARVTSAAVVATIPFEAEAPSRPLVVQSDPLSDRAESFRRLRTNVQFLNVADRPRSVVVTSSLPGEGKSSTSINLALALADAGTRVLLVDADLRRPAVARYMGLEGGVGLTTVLIGQAEVQDVVQPWGDGTLDVLPAGQIPPNPSELLGSPLMAELLEKLTCDYDLVILDGAPLLPVTDAAILAKVTGGALLVAGVQKLHRQQLADSVAALQTVDARVLGIVVNGQERKARDAYAYYDYTPHEPTPEVPRWRRLVGARG is encoded by the coding sequence GTGAGAGCCTCCGCCACCGGCCGTGCCGGACGTGACGACGAGTCGCCCGCCCTGGGGCTGCGCGACTACCTGACCGCGGTCCGGACGCACTGGCTGTCCGTCGCCGTGCTGACGCTCGTCGTGGGCGCGCTCGCGGCGGCCGCGTCGCTCGTCGCGACGCCCGTCTACGCCGCCACGACGCAGCTGTACGTGGCGGTGCAGGGCGGCACCACGTCGGGCGACCTCCTGCAGGGCGCGAACTTCGCGCGTCAGCAGGTGCTGTCCTACACGCAGTTCGTCACGAGCCCGCTGGTGCTCGACCCCGTCGTGGCCGAGCTCGGTCTGGACGAGGAGGTCGACGACGTCGCGGACCGCGTCTCGGCCGGCTCGCCGACGAACACCTCGCTCATCGCGGTGACCGCGCGCGACACCGACCCGGCCCGCGCCGCCGCGCTCGCCGACGCGATCGGCACCCGGCTGGCCGCGACGATCACGGAGCTGGAGACCCCGCTCGGGGCGCAGAGCTCGACGGTCAAGGTCTCCACGGTCCGCCAGGCCGCGGTGCCGACCACGCCGGTCTCGCCGCGGATCGCCCTCAACGTGGCGCTCGGCCTCGTGCTGGGGCTGGCGCTGGGGGTGGGCACGGCGATCCTGCGGCTGGTGCTGGACACGCGCGTGCGGGACGCCGACGACGTCGCGCGCGTCACCAGCGCGGCGGTGGTCGCGACGATCCCGTTCGAGGCCGAGGCCCCGAGCCGCCCGCTCGTCGTGCAGTCCGACCCCCTGAGCGACCGCGCGGAGTCCTTCCGCCGGCTGCGCACCAACGTGCAGTTCCTCAACGTCGCGGACCGGCCGCGGTCCGTCGTCGTGACGTCGTCGCTGCCGGGCGAGGGCAAGTCGTCGACCTCGATCAACCTCGCGCTCGCGCTCGCCGACGCGGGGACGCGGGTGCTGCTCGTCGACGCCGACCTGCGCCGCCCGGCGGTCGCCCGCTACATGGGGCTCGAGGGCGGGGTCGGGCTCACGACGGTGCTGATCGGGCAGGCCGAGGTGCAGGACGTCGTCCAGCCCTGGGGCGACGGCACGCTGGACGTCCTGCCCGCGGGGCAGATCCCGCCGAACCCCAGCGAGCTGCTCGGCTCACCGCTCATGGCGGAGCTGCTCGAGAAGCTGACGTGCGACTACGACCTGGTGATCCTCGACGGCGCGCCGCTGCTCCCCGTCACCGATGCGGCGATCCTGGCGAAGGTGACGGGCGGCGCGCTGCTCGTCGCCGGCGTCCAGAAGCTGCACCGGCAGCAGCTCGCGGACTCGGTCGCGGCGCTGCAGACCGTCGACGCCCGGGTGCTCGGCATCGTGGTCAACGGGCAGGAGCGCAAGGCGCGCGACGCGTACGCGTACTACGACTACACGCCCCACGAGCCGACGCCCGAGGTGCCGCGCTGGCGCCGCCTCGTCGGGGCGAGGGGCTGA
- the flgL gene encoding flagellar hook-associated protein FlgL: MTHQTVQRSTLANLQANLSTMASLQSQMSSGKKVNVPSDDPAAASDLLRLRGEQRVSTQYARNAADAGSWLQTVDTAITSSLASLRQARDLAVRGGNGALGQTSLNALADEVNSVRDAILSQANTTYVGRSVFAGTSDAGVAFGDDYAYTGTGTGVERRVSSTTTVRVDGDGAAVFGTGDGSVFALLDELSTTLRSGGDATAHVTAIDSRIESMLGELAGVGARHKNVLEKQQGLASQEVDMTARISGIEDIDLAEVILELQSQEVAYQGALGAAAKVLQPTLLDFLR; encoded by the coding sequence GTGACTCACCAGACCGTGCAGCGCAGCACGCTCGCCAACCTGCAGGCGAACCTGTCGACGATGGCGAGCCTGCAGTCGCAGATGTCGAGCGGCAAGAAGGTCAACGTCCCGTCGGACGACCCGGCCGCGGCGTCCGACCTGCTGCGCCTGCGCGGCGAGCAGCGCGTGAGCACGCAGTACGCGCGCAACGCGGCCGACGCCGGCTCGTGGCTGCAGACGGTCGACACCGCGATCACGTCCTCGCTCGCCTCGCTGCGCCAGGCCCGCGACCTCGCGGTGCGGGGCGGCAACGGCGCGCTGGGCCAGACGTCGCTGAACGCGCTGGCGGACGAGGTCAACTCGGTGCGCGACGCGATCCTCTCCCAGGCCAACACCACCTACGTGGGTCGCTCCGTCTTCGCCGGCACGTCGGACGCGGGGGTCGCGTTCGGCGACGACTACGCGTACACGGGCACGGGCACGGGGGTCGAGCGCCGGGTCAGCAGCACGACGACGGTGCGCGTGGACGGTGACGGCGCGGCCGTCTTCGGCACGGGCGACGGCTCGGTGTTCGCGCTGCTCGACGAGCTGTCGACCACCCTGCGCTCGGGCGGCGACGCGACCGCGCACGTCACCGCGATCGACAGCCGCATCGAGTCGATGCTCGGCGAGCTCGCCGGGGTCGGCGCGCGGCACAAGAACGTCCTCGAGAAGCAGCAGGGCCTGGCGTCCCAGGAGGTCGACATGACGGCACGCATCTCCGGCATCGAGGACATCGACCTCGCGGAGGTCATCCTCGAGCTGCAGTCGCAGGAGGTCGCCTACCAGGGCGCCCTCGGCGCCGCGGCCAAGGTGCTGCAGCCGACGCTGCTGGACTTCCTGCGATGA
- a CDS encoding EAL and HDOD domain-containing protein, with protein MPAAVIHRQALVHADGSLFGYAVHARVDDDAALLTPTAEDRLVSAAYARVDLAQVVGDRAVVLRATAPMLRGEEELPAAPRSLVVEVPAGWVENEYAEDALVAMRELGFGVALASYTGTLAQRALLPLLDMAKVDLRREDDSLATCVAQLREAGVWSVGLNGDTPHRAARARDLQVDLVQAPLVPRQERGTGRTVTAGEAQHLELVRLLAQDMPDHAQVVRAVSVDPELSLRVLRSVNASTTGIHHHVDSLSRAVALLGPRRLAALVSSVVLSGQPAPVDVLWTVITRALATWRLAGTEVGYTVGLLSGITAALDMSVESVVERSGVSDEVAAALQGEGGPYGPALEAALAHEADDDDAVRAAGYAPAEVARVYFDAMPEALSSAAQMAAPLAA; from the coding sequence ATGCCCGCTGCCGTCATCCACCGCCAGGCCCTCGTCCACGCCGACGGGTCGCTGTTCGGCTACGCCGTGCACGCCCGCGTGGACGACGACGCCGCCCTGCTCACCCCGACCGCGGAGGACCGCCTGGTCTCGGCCGCGTACGCGCGGGTCGACCTGGCCCAGGTGGTCGGTGACCGCGCCGTGGTGCTGCGCGCGACCGCGCCCATGCTGCGCGGCGAGGAGGAGCTGCCGGCCGCACCGCGCAGCCTCGTCGTCGAGGTGCCCGCCGGCTGGGTGGAGAACGAGTACGCGGAGGACGCGCTGGTCGCGATGCGCGAGCTCGGGTTCGGCGTCGCGCTCGCGTCCTACACGGGCACCCTCGCGCAGCGGGCGCTGCTGCCCCTGCTCGACATGGCCAAGGTCGACCTGCGCCGCGAGGACGACTCGCTCGCCACCTGCGTCGCGCAGCTGCGCGAGGCCGGGGTGTGGTCCGTCGGCCTCAACGGCGACACGCCGCACCGTGCCGCGCGCGCCCGCGACCTCCAGGTCGACCTGGTCCAGGCCCCGCTCGTGCCCCGCCAGGAGCGAGGCACCGGCCGCACCGTGACCGCGGGCGAGGCCCAGCACCTCGAGCTCGTCCGCCTGCTCGCGCAGGACATGCCCGACCACGCGCAGGTGGTCCGGGCGGTCTCGGTGGACCCCGAGCTCTCGCTGCGCGTCCTGCGCTCGGTCAACGCGTCGACCACCGGCATCCACCACCACGTCGACTCGCTGTCGCGCGCCGTCGCGCTGCTCGGCCCCCGCCGGCTCGCCGCGCTCGTCTCCTCTGTGGTCCTGTCCGGGCAGCCGGCTCCCGTCGACGTCCTGTGGACCGTCATCACGCGCGCGCTCGCCACGTGGCGGCTCGCCGGCACCGAGGTCGGCTACACCGTCGGGCTCCTGTCCGGGATCACGGCGGCGCTCGACATGTCGGTCGAGTCCGTGGTCGAGCGGTCGGGCGTGTCCGACGAGGTCGCGGCGGCGCTGCAGGGCGAGGGCGGCCCGTACGGACCGGCGCTCGAGGCCGCGCTGGCGCACGAGGCCGACGACGACGACGCCGTGCGCGCCGCGGGCTACGCCCCCGCCGAGGTCGCGCGGGTGTACTTCGACGCGATGCCGGAGGCCCTGTCCTCGGCCGCCCAGATGGCCGCACCGCTCGCCGCCTGA
- a CDS encoding O-antigen ligase family protein — protein MDLLTWTTGLAVGALGFLVLALAIGPRAATWLAVVASCALAPVLLVGGSDAYHVGIAGPAPEVRTYTVVVLALGVGWALTGHRGSVPWQLLGFVAMVVALAWGTWPDSPTVQAGVLQLLVGVVAWYVGSAVGELGDRGRRALALVLLGVVLLQVLFAALQLAGLRPALLTPVDAAILGDRVNGTTNHPNTLGKMLFIVVLVCLLLVERGDRGVRRTAAATIVLAFVPLALAQGRANLVATVLAVATWALVLPARSHRSLRLNVLLGIGVGGVFAAGTLWSRFEEDPAGGVRGTLLENAYRQVHAAPFAGTGPNGYTAVVGPQTGSWIPVHNSFLLLVAEVGIPAAALFWWAVLRTWAAGWRARRLLDHRGAAGRVLVASAPGLLLIGMTGWGLLGTSIYALWMFMVGALGGLVRTPPAPTPPTPPTPQEPAHHELVGGPARA, from the coding sequence GTGGACCTCCTGACCTGGACCACCGGGCTCGCGGTCGGCGCGCTGGGCTTCCTGGTGCTCGCGCTCGCGATCGGCCCCCGCGCGGCCACCTGGCTCGCTGTCGTGGCGAGCTGTGCCCTGGCACCCGTCCTGCTCGTCGGCGGCTCGGACGCGTACCACGTCGGCATCGCGGGACCCGCGCCCGAGGTCCGGACGTACACGGTCGTCGTGCTCGCGCTCGGCGTCGGCTGGGCGCTCACGGGCCACCGCGGGTCCGTGCCGTGGCAGCTCCTCGGCTTCGTCGCGATGGTGGTGGCGCTGGCGTGGGGCACGTGGCCGGACTCGCCCACCGTGCAGGCCGGGGTGCTGCAGCTGCTGGTCGGCGTCGTCGCCTGGTACGTCGGCTCCGCCGTGGGGGAGCTGGGGGACCGGGGCCGCCGCGCCCTCGCGCTGGTCCTGCTCGGTGTGGTCCTGCTGCAGGTCCTGTTCGCGGCCCTGCAGCTGGCGGGCCTCCGGCCGGCGCTCCTGACCCCCGTCGACGCGGCGATCCTGGGCGACCGGGTGAACGGCACGACGAACCACCCGAACACGCTCGGCAAGATGCTCTTCATCGTCGTGCTGGTCTGCCTGCTGCTCGTGGAGCGGGGCGACCGCGGCGTCCGCCGGACCGCCGCGGCCACGATCGTGCTCGCGTTCGTCCCGCTGGCGCTCGCCCAGGGCCGCGCGAACCTCGTCGCGACGGTCCTCGCCGTGGCGACGTGGGCGCTGGTGCTGCCCGCGCGCTCGCACCGCTCGCTGCGCCTGAACGTGCTGCTGGGGATCGGGGTCGGCGGCGTCTTCGCCGCCGGCACGCTGTGGTCCCGGTTCGAGGAGGACCCCGCGGGCGGCGTGCGCGGCACCCTCCTCGAGAACGCGTACCGGCAGGTGCACGCGGCACCGTTCGCCGGCACGGGCCCGAACGGGTACACGGCGGTCGTCGGACCGCAGACGGGGTCGTGGATCCCCGTCCACAACTCGTTCCTGCTGCTCGTCGCCGAGGTCGGGATCCCGGCGGCGGCGCTGTTCTGGTGGGCCGTCCTGCGGACGTGGGCCGCGGGCTGGCGGGCGCGCCGCCTGCTCGACCACCGCGGGGCCGCCGGGCGCGTGCTCGTCGCGTCCGCCCCCGGGCTGCTCCTGATCGGCATGACCGGGTGGGGACTGCTCGGCACGTCGATCTACGCGTTGTGGATGTTCATGGTCGGGGCGCTGGGCGGGCTCGTCCGGACGCCGCCCGCCCCGACCCCACCGACCCCGCCGACGCCGCAGGAACCCGCGCACCACGAGCTCGTCGGAGGTCCCGCCCGTGCCTGA
- a CDS encoding arsenate reductase/protein-tyrosine-phosphatase family protein gives MRVLAVCTGNICRSPAVERLLAHALAAAGAGDDVVVASAGTAAVVGAPVSAEMVRLLDDAGVPSGAFAARQVTQDELRRADLVLAATREHRRALVQLEPSVVRRTFTLRELARVVGTIDAADLPGTDVAGRLAALVALAARRRGLAPAAAAADDDVADPYGRGADAYRASFDEIRPAVDAIVHAARPA, from the coding sequence GTGCGGGTGCTGGCCGTCTGCACCGGGAACATCTGCCGGTCGCCGGCGGTCGAGCGGCTGCTCGCGCACGCGCTCGCCGCGGCGGGTGCGGGTGACGACGTCGTGGTGGCGTCGGCCGGTACGGCCGCGGTGGTCGGCGCGCCCGTGAGCGCCGAGATGGTGCGCCTGCTGGACGACGCGGGGGTGCCGAGCGGCGCGTTCGCGGCACGGCAGGTCACGCAGGACGAGCTCCGGCGCGCCGACCTCGTCCTGGCGGCGACCCGCGAGCACCGGCGGGCGCTGGTGCAGCTCGAGCCGTCCGTCGTCCGGCGGACGTTCACGCTCCGTGAGCTCGCGCGCGTCGTCGGCACGATCGACGCGGCGGATCTGCCGGGGACCGACGTCGCGGGCCGGCTCGCGGCCCTCGTCGCGCTCGCGGCGCGACGGCGCGGGCTCGCCCCGGCGGCTGCCGCGGCCGACGACGACGTCGCCGACCCCTACGGGCGCGGCGCGGACGCCTACCGCGCGTCGTTCGACGAGATCCGGCCCGCCGTGGACGCGATCGTGCACGCGGCGCGTCCGGCCTGA
- a CDS encoding glycosyltransferase, producing the protein MPDVAVPRPTRRPRVLFVAPWVPSERRPRSLALLRHLRAVAEVRCVVTAWDALDRADAARLGADVVVVRARGAAGVLRAGAGLLRGASLQQAYADAPAVRRAIRREVVGFRPDFAYFNVIRSAQWFDEVGDLPVVHDLDEVRSDYYRQRAQSAAGLSRLVARVESRRMATAERRAAARAGTVLVSSPVDAAHADPGRVVVLRSEHVMAAATWTEREAVPGRLLFVGRLGYDANVEALEWFVARVLPLLRERGLAVRLRIVGAEAGPRVERLVAPDVELVGRVPDVGAEYAAAQAVVVPVRTATGVQMKFIEALSVGSPTVSTPVCARLAGAGAADACLVADAPGEWADAIERLLGSAAVRDGLSAAGRAWTAAAYGGDTAATLRDVLTAARRA; encoded by the coding sequence GTGCCTGACGTCGCCGTACCTCGGCCGACGCGCCGTCCGCGCGTGCTGTTCGTCGCCCCGTGGGTGCCCTCGGAGCGGCGGCCCCGCAGCCTCGCCCTCCTGCGTCACCTGCGCGCCGTCGCCGAGGTGCGGTGCGTGGTGACGGCCTGGGACGCCCTCGACCGGGCGGACGCCGCGCGCCTGGGTGCCGACGTCGTCGTGGTCCGCGCGCGGGGCGCGGCGGGCGTGCTGCGGGCCGGGGCCGGTCTGCTGCGCGGCGCCTCGCTCCAGCAGGCCTACGCCGACGCACCCGCGGTGCGCCGCGCGATCCGCCGTGAGGTCGTCGGCTTCCGCCCCGACTTCGCCTACTTCAACGTGATCCGGTCCGCGCAGTGGTTCGACGAGGTCGGGGACCTGCCGGTGGTGCACGACCTCGACGAGGTGCGCAGCGACTACTACCGCCAGCGCGCGCAGAGCGCCGCCGGCCTCTCCCGGCTGGTCGCGCGCGTCGAGTCGCGGCGCATGGCGACGGCCGAGCGGCGGGCGGCGGCGCGGGCGGGCACCGTGCTCGTCTCGTCGCCGGTCGACGCGGCGCACGCCGACCCCGGCCGGGTCGTCGTGCTGCGCAGCGAGCACGTCATGGCCGCGGCCACCTGGACCGAGCGCGAGGCGGTGCCCGGGCGGCTGCTGTTCGTCGGGCGCCTCGGGTACGACGCGAACGTGGAGGCGCTCGAGTGGTTCGTCGCCCGCGTGCTGCCGCTCCTGCGGGAGCGCGGGCTCGCGGTGCGGCTGCGGATCGTCGGGGCCGAGGCCGGGCCCCGGGTGGAGCGCCTCGTCGCGCCGGACGTCGAGCTCGTCGGCCGCGTGCCGGACGTGGGCGCGGAGTACGCGGCGGCACAGGCCGTCGTGGTCCCCGTCCGCACCGCCACGGGCGTCCAGATGAAGTTCATCGAGGCGCTGAGCGTCGGCAGCCCGACCGTCTCGACACCGGTCTGCGCCCGGCTCGCGGGAGCCGGGGCGGCCGACGCCTGCCTCGTCGCGGACGCCCCGGGGGAGTGGGCCGACGCGATCGAGCGCCTGCTCGGGTCGGCGGCCGTCCGGGACGGGCTGAGCGCCGCGGGACGGGCCTGGACGGCGGCCGCGTACGGCGGCGACACCGCGGCGACGCTCCGCGACGTCCTGACCGCAGCGCGTCGCGCCTGA
- the flgK gene encoding flagellar hook-associated protein FlgK, which produces MSTFSGLGTALSSLIAQRQALDVAGQNVANANTVGYTRQRATMAPVSGVQVPSMFSTNDGIGQGTRISSVDRLADVFLDAKLRVATSSSSFLTARAEAYSALESSLGEPGKTGLSSQLSDMWAAWQEVGNYPDKSANRAVLLETSRAVAERVGTLYSDVRTQWTQARTTAVALVDQVNTAAAGIADLNGRIAAITASGATAHELADQRDLLVTQVSELVGGVADVRADGSLDVLVGGNALVTGTKVNRLAVSGATSFDQVTGTPAQGVGVVWADRPAQDVAMSGGRVAGLLSVLAPADGTGNGGVLAEAAARYDGLATTIATRVNALHSTALTAGGTPGGDFFTFTPGQPAALGLTVAVTDPSQVAVATAGAGALDGSVADLIGALGTAADGPDAQWSSVVVDLGVRSASATSRATVAESARSTAEQQQLAQASVDTDEETVNMLAFQRAYEGAARVLTAIDEMLDTLINRTGVVGR; this is translated from the coding sequence GTGAGCACCTTCTCCGGGCTCGGCACCGCCCTGAGCTCGCTGATCGCGCAACGGCAGGCGCTCGACGTCGCCGGGCAGAACGTCGCGAACGCGAACACCGTGGGCTACACGCGCCAGCGCGCGACCATGGCCCCCGTCTCCGGCGTCCAGGTCCCCTCGATGTTCTCGACCAACGACGGCATCGGCCAGGGCACACGGATCAGCAGCGTCGACCGGCTCGCGGACGTGTTCCTGGACGCGAAGCTGCGCGTCGCCACCTCGTCGTCCTCCTTCCTCACCGCGCGCGCCGAGGCGTACTCGGCGCTCGAGTCGTCGCTCGGCGAGCCGGGCAAGACCGGCCTGTCCTCGCAGCTCTCGGACATGTGGGCCGCGTGGCAGGAGGTCGGCAACTACCCGGACAAGAGCGCCAACCGCGCCGTCCTGCTCGAGACCTCGCGCGCCGTGGCGGAGCGCGTGGGAACGCTCTACTCGGACGTCCGGACGCAGTGGACGCAGGCGCGCACCACGGCCGTCGCGCTCGTCGACCAGGTGAACACCGCCGCCGCCGGCATCGCCGACCTCAACGGCCGGATCGCCGCCATCACCGCGTCGGGGGCCACGGCCCACGAGCTCGCGGACCAGCGCGACCTGCTCGTCACCCAGGTCTCCGAGCTCGTCGGCGGCGTCGCGGACGTGCGCGCCGACGGCAGCCTCGACGTGCTCGTCGGCGGCAACGCGCTGGTGACCGGCACCAAGGTCAACCGCCTCGCGGTGTCCGGCGCGACGTCCTTCGACCAGGTCACGGGCACCCCGGCGCAGGGCGTCGGCGTGGTGTGGGCGGACCGTCCCGCGCAGGACGTCGCGATGTCCGGCGGCCGCGTCGCCGGGCTGCTGTCGGTGCTCGCGCCGGCGGACGGCACGGGCAACGGTGGCGTCCTCGCCGAGGCCGCCGCCCGCTACGACGGGCTCGCGACGACCATCGCGACGCGCGTGAACGCGCTGCACTCGACGGCCCTGACCGCCGGCGGCACGCCGGGCGGCGACTTCTTCACCTTCACGCCGGGCCAGCCCGCCGCGCTCGGTCTCACGGTCGCGGTCACCGACCCGTCGCAGGTGGCGGTCGCCACCGCCGGCGCCGGCGCGCTCGACGGCTCGGTCGCGGACCTGATCGGCGCGCTGGGCACGGCGGCCGACGGACCCGACGCGCAGTGGAGCTCCGTCGTGGTCGACCTCGGGGTGCGGTCCGCGAGCGCGACCTCGCGCGCGACGGTCGCCGAGTCCGCCCGCAGCACCGCCGAGCAGCAGCAGCTCGCGCAGGCCAGCGTCGACACCGACGAGGAGACGGTCAACATGCTCGCGTTCCAGAGGGCGTACGAGGGCGCGGCACGCGTCCTGACCGCGATCGACGAGATGCTCGACACGCTCATCAACCGCACCGGCGTCGTCGGTCGATAA